One genomic window of Polyangium aurulentum includes the following:
- a CDS encoding sigma 54-interacting transcriptional regulator — protein MRAPEVSSRLAERRFEIVAAAGRGGAGEVFRARTGALEVALKIARDEGARTALAREAMHAALALSPRLPELVDVGWLRIEGQTAIAVEPGERDGACSAFVALRWVEGTVLRAAAAGDPATRVARALRIARDVGEALSDLHEVGLAHGDLKPENVVVGADGRAHVIDLGLACVMHALSIEGATPRYLARGDADLGDARARDMVALGALLAEIAAPEIAEADHPIAAARAARLPSPLDAICSALLTPSPGARPSAAWVAETARAALAATGGAAAAKTERAERDARKVRAAYLRARRDEIAEAQGAREDTAPWLGEALAWARQARSIEGDREDPKERALVLEPLGPDGIARWLTALVGSPAAAWTMAPLAGVAETTLARALGDLGRRLPPAAWTFVDVEAAALGRPRETPVRSSSRAEEGSLGAEEVARLALSIAAVPPDPLAIERVEQRADAPAALVVAAADALRLSGELGRARSLVLRDGAREAQGAEALAAEILRRAGDLAAARTRAEAALGEGRDPDGRARAVLARIAYDERRLDDANALVQDATSGPASEVAALVAAARGETARAMTAIGRGEVLARTAEERARFAALRGYVEHGADPARTRAAFAAAVDHAARAGAVVEEATYRTGEAAAAVDLGDIGGAIATARRAALLWEHLGRPALAARALLACAAAYATAGARHEAEGAARSAIARAREGGDTRAEAYARWAVADVAPAGSDEGLRAAEEANALLAGAGGDDALRAAARIARHAPGALSDRHEELDRAADAPGAAAGARLDWWRARAEGILAGQAPEADERATERVLSAMVSLADARAPIASRGPALGAGHALAARIGRGDTALRLLSSLGDAARDLLARAPAELLASIRALPWVAQAALAAPEAGLRAEQARELETLVVSLSERERLRPLLDRVVDALVLWTGVERGLLLLRAPDGRLVPRAARNLARADLRGEQLALSQTLARRALEALEPVVAVDAAGELPAAAQSVHALKLRSVLVVPLIARGEALGVVYLDDRVRRGAFGPRELAWTRTAATLAALAITDARDQVLLRRAVRKAGRAKAALEETLAQREAALDAAERELNRTRSARATRFEYENIAGESEPIRAMLKIVDRVTDADVPVLLHGESGSGKELIARAVHTNGPRSGRPFVSENCGAIPEGLLESTLFGHVRGAFTGADRPRSGLFEAADRGTLFLDEIGEMSLPMQAKLLRVLEDGMVRPLGTERARKVDVRIIAATHRDLEAMVKTRAFREDLFYRLNIITIRIPPLRDRASDIPLIVQRLLDKHGRTEVRVTRAAMERLMSYAWPGNVRQLENEVRRALVLCDGVIDREHLSPEIANVTPPVPVELGLKVRPRVDALEAQLVREALERTKGNQTQAAKLLGLSRFGLQKMMKRLGVQ, from the coding sequence ATGCGCGCACCCGAGGTGTCATCCAGGTTGGCAGAGCGGCGGTTCGAGATCGTCGCGGCGGCGGGACGAGGCGGCGCGGGCGAGGTCTTCCGGGCGCGAACCGGCGCGCTCGAGGTGGCCTTGAAGATCGCGCGGGACGAGGGCGCGCGGACGGCGCTTGCGCGCGAGGCGATGCACGCGGCGCTCGCGCTCTCGCCACGCCTGCCCGAGCTGGTCGACGTCGGGTGGCTGCGGATCGAAGGACAGACCGCGATCGCGGTGGAGCCCGGCGAGAGGGACGGCGCGTGCTCTGCGTTCGTTGCGCTGCGCTGGGTGGAAGGGACGGTGCTGCGCGCGGCGGCGGCGGGGGATCCGGCGACGCGGGTCGCGCGCGCGCTGCGCATCGCGCGTGATGTCGGCGAGGCGCTGAGCGATCTGCACGAGGTCGGGCTCGCGCACGGGGACCTGAAGCCGGAGAACGTGGTGGTCGGCGCGGATGGACGCGCGCACGTCATCGATCTCGGGCTCGCGTGCGTGATGCACGCGCTCTCGATCGAGGGGGCCACGCCGCGCTACCTCGCGCGCGGGGACGCAGACCTCGGCGATGCGCGCGCGCGAGACATGGTGGCGCTCGGCGCGCTGCTCGCGGAGATCGCGGCGCCCGAGATCGCGGAGGCCGATCATCCGATCGCCGCAGCGCGCGCGGCGCGGCTCCCCTCCCCTCTCGACGCGATCTGCTCGGCGCTGCTCACGCCGAGCCCGGGCGCGAGGCCTTCGGCTGCGTGGGTGGCAGAGACGGCGCGGGCGGCGCTCGCAGCGACGGGCGGCGCGGCGGCGGCGAAGACGGAGCGAGCCGAGCGGGATGCGCGCAAGGTGCGCGCGGCGTATCTGCGCGCGCGGCGCGACGAGATCGCCGAAGCGCAGGGAGCGCGCGAGGACACGGCGCCGTGGCTCGGCGAGGCGCTCGCGTGGGCGCGGCAAGCGAGGTCGATCGAGGGAGACCGAGAGGATCCGAAGGAGCGCGCGCTCGTGCTCGAGCCGCTCGGGCCCGACGGGATCGCGCGGTGGTTGACCGCGCTCGTCGGCAGCCCCGCGGCGGCGTGGACGATGGCGCCGCTCGCGGGCGTCGCGGAGACGACGCTGGCGCGCGCGCTCGGCGATCTCGGGCGACGCTTGCCGCCCGCGGCGTGGACCTTCGTGGACGTCGAGGCAGCGGCGCTCGGGCGGCCACGCGAGACGCCCGTGCGGTCGTCGTCGCGCGCGGAGGAAGGATCGCTCGGCGCCGAGGAGGTGGCGCGACTTGCGCTCTCGATCGCCGCGGTGCCGCCGGATCCGCTCGCGATCGAGCGCGTCGAGCAGCGAGCGGACGCGCCGGCTGCGCTGGTGGTCGCGGCGGCGGATGCGCTCAGGCTCTCGGGCGAGCTCGGTCGCGCGCGGAGCCTCGTGCTGCGCGATGGAGCGCGCGAAGCGCAGGGCGCGGAGGCGCTCGCGGCCGAGATCCTGCGTCGCGCTGGCGACCTCGCGGCGGCGCGGACGCGCGCGGAAGCTGCGCTCGGCGAAGGGCGCGATCCGGATGGTCGCGCGCGCGCAGTGCTTGCCCGGATCGCGTACGACGAGCGGAGGCTCGATGACGCAAACGCGCTCGTGCAAGACGCGACGAGCGGACCTGCGAGCGAGGTGGCGGCGCTCGTGGCGGCGGCGCGAGGCGAGACGGCGCGCGCGATGACCGCGATCGGTCGTGGCGAGGTGCTCGCGAGGACGGCGGAGGAGCGTGCGCGCTTCGCGGCGCTGCGAGGCTACGTCGAGCACGGCGCCGATCCGGCGCGGACGCGCGCGGCGTTCGCTGCGGCGGTCGATCACGCGGCGCGCGCCGGTGCGGTGGTGGAGGAGGCGACGTACCGGACCGGCGAGGCGGCGGCGGCGGTCGATCTCGGTGACATCGGCGGAGCGATCGCGACAGCACGACGGGCGGCCCTGCTCTGGGAGCACCTCGGCCGGCCCGCGCTGGCAGCCCGTGCGCTGCTCGCGTGCGCGGCTGCGTACGCGACGGCAGGCGCTCGCCACGAGGCGGAGGGCGCTGCGAGAAGCGCGATCGCACGTGCGCGCGAGGGAGGAGACACGCGCGCCGAGGCGTACGCGCGCTGGGCTGTCGCGGACGTCGCGCCGGCGGGGTCGGACGAGGGTCTGCGCGCAGCGGAGGAGGCGAACGCGCTTCTCGCAGGAGCAGGCGGCGACGATGCACTGCGCGCGGCGGCGCGGATCGCGCGTCACGCGCCGGGCGCGCTGTCCGATCGACACGAGGAGCTCGATCGCGCGGCAGACGCGCCGGGCGCGGCGGCAGGCGCACGGCTCGACTGGTGGCGCGCACGGGCCGAGGGGATCCTCGCAGGGCAGGCTCCCGAGGCGGACGAGCGCGCCACCGAGCGCGTCCTGTCGGCGATGGTCTCGCTCGCGGATGCGCGAGCGCCGATCGCCTCCCGCGGTCCGGCGCTCGGCGCAGGGCACGCGCTGGCGGCGCGGATCGGGCGTGGAGATACGGCGCTGCGGCTCCTGTCATCGCTCGGGGACGCGGCGCGCGATCTGCTCGCGCGTGCGCCGGCGGAGCTTCTGGCGTCGATCCGCGCGCTGCCCTGGGTGGCGCAGGCCGCGCTCGCGGCGCCCGAGGCGGGCCTGCGGGCGGAGCAAGCGCGCGAGCTCGAGACGCTCGTGGTGTCGTTGAGCGAGCGTGAGCGGCTGCGGCCTCTGCTCGATCGCGTGGTCGACGCGCTCGTCTTGTGGACGGGCGTCGAGCGGGGCCTGCTCCTTCTGCGCGCGCCCGACGGCCGCCTCGTCCCGCGCGCGGCGCGCAACCTGGCCCGCGCGGATCTGCGCGGTGAGCAGCTCGCCCTGTCGCAGACGCTCGCGCGGCGCGCCCTCGAGGCGCTCGAGCCCGTGGTGGCCGTGGACGCGGCGGGCGAGCTGCCGGCAGCGGCGCAGAGCGTGCACGCGCTCAAGCTTCGCAGCGTGCTCGTCGTGCCGCTCATCGCGCGCGGCGAGGCGCTCGGCGTCGTGTACCTCGATGACCGGGTGCGGCGAGGCGCGTTCGGGCCGCGCGAGCTTGCGTGGACACGCACGGCGGCGACGCTCGCGGCCCTCGCCATCACCGACGCGCGCGACCAGGTGCTCTTGCGCCGCGCCGTGCGCAAGGCCGGGCGCGCGAAGGCCGCGCTCGAGGAGACGCTCGCGCAGAGGGAGGCCGCGCTCGACGCCGCCGAGCGCGAGCTCAACCGCACCCGCAGCGCGCGCGCGACGCGATTCGAGTACGAGAACATCGCCGGCGAGAGCGAGCCCATCCGCGCGATGCTCAAGATCGTCGACCGCGTGACCGACGCCGACGTCCCGGTGCTCCTTCACGGCGAGAGCGGTAGCGGCAAGGAGCTCATCGCGCGCGCCGTGCACACGAACGGCCCGCGCTCCGGCCGCCCCTTCGTGAGCGAGAACTGCGGCGCCATCCCCGAGGGACTGCTCGAGTCCACGCTCTTCGGCCACGTGCGCGGCGCGTTCACGGGCGCCGACCGGCCTCGATCGGGGCTCTTCGAGGCGGCCGATCGCGGCACGCTCTTCCTCGACGAGATCGGCGAGATGAGCCTGCCCATGCAGGCCAAGCTCCTGCGCGTGCTCGAGGACGGCATGGTGCGCCCGCTCGGCACCGAGCGCGCGCGCAAGGTCGACGTGCGCATCATCGCGGCCACGCACCGCGACCTCGAGGCCATGGTCAAGACGCGCGCCTTCCGCGAGGACCTCTTCTACCGGCTCAACATCATCACCATCCGCATCCCGCCGCTGCGCGATCGCGCGAGCGACATCCCGCTCATCGTGCAGCGCCTGCTCGACAAGCACGGCCGCACGGAGGTGCGCGTGACGCGCGCGGCGATGGAGCGCCTGATGTCGTACGCGTGGCCCGGCAACGTGCGCCAGCTCGAGAACGAGGTGCGCCGCGCGCTCGTGCTGTGCGACGGCGTGATCGATCGCGAGCATCTGTCCCCCGAGATCGCGAACGTGACGCCGCCGGTGCCGGTCGAGCTAGGCCTCAAGGTGAGGCCGCGCGTGGACGCGCTCGAGGCGCAGCTCGTGCGCGAGGCGCTCGAGCGCACGAAGGGGAACCAGACGCAGGCGGCGAAGCTGCTCGGGCTGTCGCGGTTCGGGTTGCAGAAGATGATGAAGAGACTCGGGGTGCAGTAG
- a CDS encoding DUF3105 domain-containing protein translates to MRGDRVARCAAAWALVAAASGMLGCGDDEGPAPYGPEKTEILTPNAPPLPGESECRVVKTTGIEVPSAAHVGTCEDVAYETNPPAGGNHWGTWAAFKKYAMPVPREVYVHDMEHGAVVLSFRCADGCPDVVAALEKVFDEAAADPLCVSGGAGPKARLVLTPDPHLPTPIAASAWGATYTATCIDTASLAAFVTEAYGRGPETTCAAGVDLEAPGATPLCEGS, encoded by the coding sequence ATGCGAGGTGATCGTGTCGCGCGATGCGCGGCGGCGTGGGCGCTCGTCGCTGCGGCGAGCGGGATGCTCGGGTGCGGCGATGACGAGGGGCCCGCGCCGTACGGGCCCGAGAAGACGGAGATCCTCACGCCGAACGCGCCTCCCCTGCCTGGCGAGAGCGAGTGCCGCGTCGTGAAGACGACGGGCATCGAGGTGCCGTCCGCGGCCCACGTGGGCACCTGCGAGGACGTGGCGTACGAGACGAACCCGCCTGCGGGCGGCAATCATTGGGGGACGTGGGCGGCGTTCAAGAAGTACGCGATGCCCGTGCCGCGCGAGGTCTACGTGCACGACATGGAGCACGGCGCGGTCGTGCTGTCGTTCCGCTGCGCGGATGGATGTCCCGACGTGGTCGCGGCGCTCGAGAAGGTGTTCGACGAAGCGGCGGCCGATCCGCTGTGCGTGTCGGGCGGCGCGGGGCCCAAGGCGCGGCTCGTGCTCACGCCGGATCCCCATCTGCCCACGCCCATCGCGGCGTCGGCGTGGGGCGCGACGTACACGGCGACGTGCATCGACACGGCGTCGCTCGCGGCGTTCGTGACCGAGGCGTACGGACGCGGGCCCGAGACGACGTGCGCGGCCGGGGTGGACCTCGAAGCGCCCGGCGCGACGCCGCTCTGCGAGGGAAGCTAG